The region tcattccattcctgacccggtcgaatgactggacacaggctgtggattttcattttcacgcgtGGGAGTGAGGATGAATGTTTATCTGACACCGAGTGTGTGAGactgaatgtgtgtatgaatgaaTCGGTCTAGCTGGAGAGTATATAATATGTTGGGATTCACGAGAATGTAAATAGAACTACTTGATAATGTACAACAGATCTTGTGAATGTTATGTAAATAACACGTCTGTGTCTATACGGTAATAGTATGTAAGCACATCCTGTAGCGTACAATTGTAATTATTTACTACAGGAATTTTAAGTGAGGATGAAGGCaccttcgtgtatgtggggctatgtccTTTCTCCAtgcaccatccctgaattgtatcaaCAATttgtgtacaataaataaataaataaataaataaataaataaataaataaataaataaataaataaataaataaataaataaataaataaataaataaataaataaataaataaataaataaataaataaataaataaatacgtaaataaatgaataatcaaACTATTCGTTTTTACAATAGGCACTTCAATGAAACGGCCCAATCTGTATGTTGAAAGTAATcatcaaagcccggattttcatgccgtaacaggttagactgcaaactaaatttggttaataggaagtgtcggccacccgctcttctataatgtagcaagagtaacatagattataggagttctgatggctgtacccctaatgtttatacaaacctcatagcacaatcgttgtaaaagtagactatacttgctgcccgcttcagaaactttgcattctaacctattaatgcataatcCGGGCTCTTGTAATCATTCATTTATAAACGTACTACTAGGGTAGAtgatgggagattactgacgaaaatgagggctaatggactagacaaaagagtggttgaatggatgcctgtatttttagaaaacagaactcagataattagagtaggtgaagcgttatctaatCATCCAATGATTAGGAGGggagtcccacagggcagtattattggaacttcatGTTTTGCTATATATATTTGATATGAGTAAAGAGCTACAGTCACAGATACGGCTATATGCGGATGATGTTGTACTATatagaatagtaaataagttaTAGGTTTATGAGATACTGCAGGGGaacctagataatgttgtgagacggaaagcggacaatagtatgatggtaaacgaAATAAAAGATGTGCTTAACGAATAACTGTGCTGATGCGGTGAAAGTACCCtgtagggatcactgtaagtatctaggtgttaatataaggaatgatcatcAATGGATTAATCATATTAAAGAGGTTGTGATGGAATGATACAGatcacttcacatggttatgagagtatttaagggtgcgagtaaggatgtaaaggagagggcatataggtctctggtaagacccccaactagagtatggtttcagtacatgggacccacaccaggattacttgatacaagaactgggaaGTATCCCAAGGGAAGCTGCAcggtttgctctgggtgatttccgacaaaaaggtaGTTAAGATaatgttgcaatctttgggctgggaagacttggaagtaaggaaacgagctgctcatctaagttgtatgttctgaggtgtcagtgtagggatggcgtggaatgacattagcagacgaacaaGTTTCAGTTGAGCTttcaaagtaggaaatatcataacatgaaggttgaaattcaagaggacaaattggggcaaatattaatttatatgtaGACTCAGTTCTCAGATTAAATGTAGGGCTTTCTCTTTGAAGAACAAATGTAACTTTCGtctttagatttttatattttcatttcccctgcggaaatagttgaaatgtaaggaagcacgagtgtttaCCCTCATTAACCTTCCTCTAAGTTGGTGTGTGGTGACTAAGCTTCCAACCCTCTAAATTGTTCGGTTTTTCGGCTTTAAACCTCCTAATACTTAAAATACCCACTTGTGCTGAGAAGCTGATGACCTGTTGTTTATGTGTTTCAGGCATTCCCCTCCTGCACGAGAGTCCTGCCCACCACGTGTTCCCACTTCAGGAGCATTGAGTGGTCCAGTTCATCTCTACCAAACTCCGCTCACAACAGCTTCTTGCTTGCAGTCACACGCGGAGctaagacaacaacaacaacttatctACACATACAACAGGAGGGGGAGGCGGGATGCACCAATCATTAAAATATGGACTACTGACAAACACTTCGTAGCACTCTTAGTAAATATAATTATCATCTAAAATCATcgctcagaatattattattactaatataaaTTAGATCACTTTTgcgaaagaaaagaaaacagaccTTTCAAAGCAGATAATAACTTAAGAAAATATCTACTCAGTCAAGAATATCAGCAATATACGTATTTTTCCAGTGTGTTCTAAAGCATTCGCGTTTAATCATTTTCATATTATCAGAAATTTGTAATTATTGTAGTGTGATTTTTCTCTTTGCGTTCGAACGGTGTGCTACTGAGCTTAAACACAGAGTGGTGAGGCTTTTATTTTTCTTGAGCTAACGAGAAATATTTTGCGTGATTTTCTCAACCAGTATTACTGACTTTTCTATGCGTTAGAGAAAATAGTTTTTTTGGTTGTTTCTTAAaactgtttgttttttgttttttacgaGTTAGAGGGAGTGTTTTTGGACTGTGTTCTAAAAACAGTCAACCTGTCCGTCACGCTGTCAAATAGTCAAGCAGGGCTGGAGGGTGACAGCGGTGGAGGGGCAACTCTGCTTATCAATGAGAGACTGAGTATCGATACGGCCTTCACCATCGATCCAGACGAGTCAACCGTCATCATGGGGGCGCAGCAGCAGGATGGGGCGGGGGATGACGAGGAAGAAAATCCTTATAAGTTAGAGGTTCTCATGGAGAAGGCTAAATTCTACACCAGCCTATGTATGGGGACGACCGCTATCCTCTCCGTGTTTGCCTTCCTCTTTTTGATCCCTTTCGTGGTGGATCCAGCTATCTCCACCATTATGTCGGACTTCGATCCAGAAGCTGTCACGTGCATAACTGTGCAACACGTCTACGCCGAGGGACTGAGAAATTGTAGCTGGTCTTCATGTAGAGAAGGATGCACGACAGCTGCGCTCAAATGCCATCAGATATTAGTGAACTATTCAAAGACGTCATATAATGATTACGTGGCATTAAATGTAAGTCTGGCAGACAAACCGGATTTGtactgggatgttggggacacaaAATTCTACATCAATACTGAAGGATGTGGGTACCCACCGCGAGTGAACTGCTCCGAGTTCGCTAAACAGTACGGTTATGGGAATCTGTTTAAGCCGTTCCCTTGTTACTACAGCAGGACATATCCCGAGGTGGTGGTGGCTAGGTATAGCTGGGACGACAATCTCCGGCATCTGGTCCTCTCTCTAGTGGTGCCCAATGTGGTGTTCGCAGTGTCAATAGGGGTCCTCTGCTACTGGTACTGCCCCAGCTGTAACCGGGCGTGCAACAAGAAGACGTACGTCGAGAAGTATGTACCCAAAGAGGAGTAAGTATATACGGCTTATGCGCTTGGGCTTCGCACTTCACTACTGCAGAGCAGCAGCACACAGGTGAACTTTATACTCTGTCCGAGCTACGGCAGACTCCTTGTCCTCTGTATTCCTTCAAAAATAAGCACCCTTTTAATGTAAAATGGAAGTACATAACTGACCAATAGACAATGTATTTTGAGTCAAAAATCTATCTACCTATCATGTCTATTTATTAGTACCGTGAAATCAGCAAACTAAATGCAGAGGGATCCAAAAAAAATGTACTCACTCTTTGATAGTCCACATCTTTTGACAAATTTGAGTTATAGATACAATTTTTGGTACTGAGAAAGAGTAGTGTTATATGTTTGAAATGACTATAACAACGCCGATGGCATCAAACTGCAGACCAAAATACAGCTGTCCGTGTATCTGGCGTAATGGCAGCACATGACGCTACGATGTGAATGGTGTGAACACATGGTTCACGAGGACGAGGAATTTGCAGAGAAATTTATGTGGTTTGACAAAGCGCAATTCAAACTTAATGTTACTGTCCGCCACGACTGTGTCTAATGGTCACCTGTGGGGTACATGTGGAGAAATCGTAGTGTCATGTGCTGCCATTACGCCAGATACACGGACAGCTGTAATTCGGTCTGCAATTCAGTACCATCGGTATTGTTGCTGGTAGTCGTTTCAAGCATATAATATTACTCTCTATTAGTGCCAAAAATTGTACCTGGAGGTTAAACTTGTCAGAAGGTACGGACTATCAAACAGCGAGTATGTTTTTTTGAACCCCActatatttcatttttcaaaatttgatTAAAAAGTTAAAATTGGTTATCAACAATAACTGGGAACTTAGATTAAAGCACACGTTTCCTCATGGAAGCTACCATACACTATCTAAAACTCTGTATAATTGTATCGTTGGAACATAATTTCCCACATTCATCATCAAAAGATTAGGCCACTGGCCTGTTCCGCCTTCACAATGTTATCTCTTTATAGGACGGCCTACATCGCTCTTGCCTCTAGGATGGCAGTTGTAGGCAATGTCAATAAAAGTGCAACGGACATATGCACCTGTAACTTACTTGCAACCTGGAAGGCAGCAACACTTTCCGACTCTCTAGTCGTCGTTGATTATATGCCACTGCATCGAGCTTCGGATCTTTCAGGGTGTTTCCCACTGGAAAGATCTGTTGAAAGCAGGATACCCAGAGAAAATCCTAGAGTAGCGTTCCTCGATAGCATTAGACAAAGACTACATTATCAAACAATCAAATAACTGACTGAAAGGATGCTACCAACTTGCATGTTGTCCATCAATCTTTCATTTGAAGAGATGGTGATGGGGGTGTTTCTTTCACTAAATATTAATGTCTTCAGAACAAGATGAAGTGAACTGAAGAATACAATATAAAACTAAGATGTCCTAAAAATACTGCATTTGTGCAGAGTCCAGTAAACTGATCAATGTAAATAATATGTTCCAACAAACTAGAATCTCCCAGAAAATAAGTTCCAGAATATTTGTTTATAATCCATAATCCGGTATATATTGTATCTGGGGCAGGAATTTTGCCGTGGCTCGGGTACCCAACATATCTTCCACCATCCTACATGATTCAAGGAAGTTACAATTATATAACCAAATTTTAGCCACACTAATTTCAAGTTGTGATCTCTATGGAAACATTTTTGACAATAAGACACCATCAACTGCATGCGAAACACACCTGGGAAGAAGGAACTGTTAAGACAAAAACTATTAATCCCCTAAATTTCAGTGAATCGACATGATATCGATCATATTACGATACTGACAAAACATACTTTTCAGTTTTGACAAAGATAGGAACTAATTTTCCAGCCATACCATATTTAAGCTCAGAAAATTATTCGCACAAAACAGATGATGAAAAAATTGTTCAGTACTAAGACAATGCacgcgtatttttttattttcaataatattGATAAACTATAACAAAATGTAAGGCCACTTCTGGACTTCATTAGGCACAGAAAAACTTATGTTGAAATTCCTTCATTTTTGCTAATTAACAACTCTTGCTTATAGCAGCTGCAATGTTACTGAAAAGATTTCAACGATATCTAGTCTGTTATATCTTGCTTTGGTATGACTTTGCATTTAGATAAATAACTCGCGTTCATTTAAACGGATTTCTTTACAAAAAAGTTGctgtagaaaatattttaatagaatGTCCTGCCGATTTTTTCTTCTCAATCCAAATTTAGATAGAAAAGAGTCAATATCATGGAAAATATTAATAAGACACAAggaaaaaattgaaattgaaattagcATTCCTTTCTTGACTGTTAAGACACAATCCAAACTCTTCCTTAAATGAAACCAAAGGTTTTGCTAAAATGTAGCCATACAATTTATGCTTTACTAGCTGAAGCAATCCGACTGCGCTGAATCCTTACAAGCAACAAGGCAGTGATGAGAGGTACTTGGTTGCCATGAAACGATTTTATTCTCATCATGACTCACACAACATAAGGAAGGTATGACGAAATGCATGCTGCTTCGCTTTCGATCCAAACACAAAGTATACTCTAATTCAAACTAAACAAAGTAGATACATATTGCACTTGCATGTTGAGCATTACTTGTTTATTTTCATGTGTGTACCAGATGTGGTTGTGTTTTGTGCTTTATGAAAGGCCAACTAAGAGACAGTTTGGTCTAGCAAATTTTTCTCTGCGCAATTAATTCACATTTAGGAGAACAGAACTTTAATAATGTAGacaatttacattttaaggaattaaaattattttagaacAAAACAACTGAAATTCTTTGCAAGTAACTTTATAAATTCAATGTGCGAAGGTATAGAAAATGAACATGAATTATCCAAGTCACATTCAGGAGAAAATATAGTTCAGTATACccgtagaaatgaaatgaaaaatcattTTAGTTCTATCACAATTGAAAGAATATCATGCATATTGAACAATTGAAAGAATATCAtgaatattgaaatattttaagTACATTCTAATTGATTTACTCTTACATAGTAGTCACTCTTTAGGCTGTTCAATTCCCGTACTATGAAAGTTCTCCACTCGAACAATCTTTGaatgccatttttattttattatataaaaacaTTGTAAGGCTAGAACGTAGGTTATATATAAtttcatttgaataatattaatgttacTTGTGCATCTATTATATTCAGATACGACAATCCGCATAGTTCTAAGTAAACTAGGTTTGAAGAGTTGTAATTGATAGAGAGTATCCGAATTGATTTCGGAACTCAACATAAGAAGTCTATCATTTATaaacagtcagaacatactttgAAATTCGGTGACTTGTCACACACGGGGCAgaaattatgattaaaatatttatcCAGTGACAAGTACATAAGAATTCGGTAGCTGAAATATTCGTAAAATATCCGTGGGAATATACTACAAATTGCTGTTTAGGACggcattaattatttaattatccaTATCTTTCTATGATATACAAAACATATTACCTCCTGACGAACAGTTTTCGCTGCAATACAGGAAATGTACAAGTAATACATCATTCTAGAGATATTAAGTTGAGTCAAAAGGGCCAATGTAGGTTTTTCCTTCTATCGTAATTTCTTTCCACGAgtagtatatataaaataattgaCATCTTCCAGATAGAGCGAGGATGAAGCACGAGAGCATAATTTTGTCTGTTCTATCATTAGATGTTGCTAGTGTACGCTTATACGTCATTACTTATCAGTTTGGTGTAATTCATTTCAACGCATCCTGTCTACTAGAATGCTTATGCTTGAAATGTTATTGATCAACAGATTTGCCATATCTAAGCATGAgaaatattgaaattttaatttgatAAGTTACTATAACACAGCAAACTTCAAATACACATAGTTACGAGTATACTAACGGTATCCTTCTTTAATAACTATTCATAACatatatttttaattcatttattcaacTTATTCATGTCTTCATAAAGCGCTGATATAAGAGCATTTGGTCCTCTTTTAAAATCTACACAAACAATTGTTGAGTTCTTTTAAAGAGTAATTTGAAACATAATGGCAATAACAAGCCATTTAAGGATGTGTTATTTAAGAAGAGGATTAACAGAAAGTAAAATGAAGCATAGCTCATTCCCAGGATTTTCTAAGATAGACGAATATTACAAAATCCAGTGAAAAGCTTACAGTAAAGTAAAAAGGTATGTGGGTAAAAggaataacattattttatctattcccTCTTCTATTGGATCCATAAAATCTTAATAAAACAATGATAAACAAAAGAAAATTGAACTAAACTGAAAGATATAAAGGTTGCAATGGATAATAATTGTAGGAtacatttaaaatatgaaattaaatgtcgttCACTCATCATCTGCACATACATTAATTCAAGTCAACTAATTGTATTTTCACAGAATTTATGGCAAGAAGCGTTAAAGGGCAGGGGTGAAGTTCAGCTaatataaaaacaaatattttatcaTAATTTAAAATTACACTGAAACATGCACACAACAGATGTACCAGGAAAACGAGAAGTTTCAATTATTTGTAATCCACAATTTTTGAGAAGAAACATGTTTGAATGACTGTTTCACGTTTTTATAGATTTAAAGTTTAGAGTAAGTAACAAGTTTAAATAAATGAACTTGTTGACTGTGTCCTAACACAGATTCATTGTCATACAGCCAAGTAGTCAGAATAAGTGTGAAGGGTATCTAAATTATATCAGgaaacaaaatacaattaatttctGCTGTTATCAACAAAGTGCTTTAACAATGGCCTGCTAATTGCTTAGaccatagtaataataatcatgcgTGAATCATAtgtttgctatttattttattttcacactaAGTTCGCGTAATTAAGATTTGTACTCCCATTTGCCCAGAGAGAATGAGGACGAAGACGACTATttcgaagaagaagaatactgatgCGGAACCTTTACTGCAACAACGTCAGGAACATCAGCAACTACAACGACGTCGACAGCCCCTAGGTTCCCAGCTCAGACGTCGCTACGTGCCAACATGATTAAGCTACAGAGGTACCTAAAACCACGAGCGAACTTCCAGGATCTCATTTCTACCAACATTCCAGTGGAAGAGACGAAGTACAATCCCCATAAATCCCCTTGTCTCAGTATTCTGGAATGATTATAATACTAATATTTTCCCTGCACAAATATACACAAGTAGATTATATTTCAtaagtaaattaaaattcttgggAAAAACCTATATTTATTAATTTCTAGAAATAATACCTAAGAATTCAAAGGAACAAACAGTTTAATGCAATTAACACGCAGCTATGCGGCTTATAAGGATTTTCATAAATTTGATAAACATTACAAATAAAAATCTTCAATTCACAAAAAAATCTTCATCTTTATAGAAGTAGGATACTAATACTTCTTCTACCACTAATTTAGATAGGCTTAGAAAAGCTTTTCAAAATAAAAGCAGAGGAAATATAATAATCACTCCAAAATATTGGGTCATAAATTTTCCATTGTATTCCCCCCCATTGTGTTTCAAGATGTATATTTCGTGTGTATTGGATGAAAAACATCAAAATGATGTAAGAGCAGTGCTTCTTTTTGTATATATGTGTACATGACAACATATTTAATTTTGGCATAGGCAGACAAATAAGAATGCATATGACGGAAAGAAAACTAGCAATGAAGTAATAGTTTCAATTTTCAAATAAAAAGTATACCGAGAAGTCATTTTATGAGTCATAAACTCATACTATTCTACAAATCGAGATTGTTCTCCAAACTTATATGGACATATCGAAATCCTGCATTACGACAGATGTGATTTGCCATACGGAAACA is a window of Anabrus simplex isolate iqAnaSimp1 chromosome 13, ASM4041472v1, whole genome shotgun sequence DNA encoding:
- the Teh2 gene encoding protein tipE, which translates into the protein MEATEISVCSVNGNQDTVTVVKEVSHRVSDAKSAFSDPVNKSAIKLEGVFLDCVLKTVNLSVTLSNSQAGLEGDSGGGATLLINERLSIDTAFTIDPDESTVIMGAQQQDGAGDDEEENPYKLEVLMEKAKFYTSLCMGTTAILSVFAFLFLIPFVVDPAISTIMSDFDPEAVTCITVQHVYAEGLRNCSWSSCREGCTTAALKCHQILVNYSKTSYNDYVALNVSLADKPDLYWDVGDTKFYINTEGCGYPPRVNCSEFAKQYGYGNLFKPFPCYYSRTYPEVVVARYSWDDNLRHLVLSLVVPNVVFAVSIGVLCYWYCPSCNRACNKKTYVEKYVPKEEENEDEDDYFEEEEY